The Cyclobacteriaceae bacterium DNA segment CCTATCCACACCCAATAATCAATCTGGTCAGTGACTACAGCATAAAGCAAGTAGAAAATGACTACGTTGAAAAAAATCCAGATGACTGTATGGAGAACTTTTATGCCGATCAGTTTGGTATTGGGTTTCATGCAGATTGAGGGATTCGTGTTGGAAAGAAAAGCGTCCAGGGCTCAAATCAAAATGATCTGGATAGGGCAGCCGGCTGACAATTGTCAGAATTCGGCTTCAATGGCAACCTAGCCTTTGCTGTTGTAAATTCTTGATGAAAGGTCAGGTTACTCGCAATTAAGCTATGAAAATTAGCGGTTGCGTGTACCTCTGGCTCAATTCTTGCTCAAAAAGTTTACAAGAGTCCTCAAACTTCGTCCTTATGAAAGCCTTTCAAATTGCTTCAGCCACACTATTCTCGCTGTTGTTGTTTGCTGCTTCATGCACGAGTCCCAGTTTCACGCAAACCATACAAACACAATACGACAATGCAACCGATACCAAAAATTTCCGATGGAATCATCGTATTCAACAAATCAATTTTCGGTCACCCTTGGCCTATGTTGATCAATCTTTTGTAAAGCAACTTGATAGACATGGTGTTGCACAGTATAGGTTATACGATGTTGTGGTGCTCCATGCGAATGCGTTTCGCCTCGAAGACAAGATATTTATGTTATTGGATGAAAAGCCTGTAAACCTTCAGCCACTTAAACGGGAAGATGATGTGATGGTATCGCGTGATGTGGAGCGGGATGATATACTAACTGCAGACTCTACTAAGATCTCGGTAGTTACCGGATACAGTGAAAACAAATATCGGATTACCCGATTGGAATATCTGCTAACATCAGAAACTGTGAATCAAATTCAAGCGACCACCACAATACAGTTCAGGTATTATTCAGGACCGAATATCATTACTGTTTCTTTTTCACCAGAGAAAGTACAACGACTAAAAGAGCTTTTGGCCAGCAACTGATTGGTTAAAACAATCCTTTGATTTTCCACCACAATCTGCGAAAGCTGATTTTGCGGGTACCCACACCACCCATTATTACTTCTCCAAGTGCGACTATATCCATTTCCATTTCTATTGTTATGTTTTGAGTTGGTTGAGTGGTTCCCAATGGATACTCAATCGTCTTTAAACCAATAAAAGAAAATACCAGCACTTCGGTGCCGGTAAGCTTCGCGATCTGCAATTCAAATTCCCCGTTTGCATCCGTGACAGTGCCATTAACTGTACCTTTTTGTATCACATTAACTCCTGGCAGTGGGGTGCCATCTTCCAATGAATTAACTACACCAGTAATGCGCAGTTTTCTTGTAGTGCTTGTTGACTGATTCAATTCTCCCTTCACATGAATTTGCTCGGTGTTGGTTTTGGGTGAACTTTGTGCCTGCGTGAAGCGGGAAGTGAAGAAAAGCATGATGCCGCCAAGAAACAAGGACAACCAACCCAGACGAGGTGTGGCCTTTGGTTCAACTACCATGTAGGTCTTTAATTGATTCGGCCGGAATCTTCCGCAGGTATTTTGCGGCCGTGACTTGAAATAATCTTTTACCTGTTCATCGGTGTATCGGGTAAAATCGACCACTTCCTTACTGCAACTTTGGCAAAAACCGCCTTTGCGGGTGGGGGTAAAAGCATTCCAGTTTTCGTGGCAAGGCTTGGGAATGGTGAGTTGTAACGATTTTTTCATAGTGGTTTAGGGTAAGTTTAGCGCTATGATGCAGTTGACTTTCTTTTTCCATAAAAAATCTGATAATCTTTCGGGGCGGATTTAATTCTGGTTACCCAATTTGTTTTCTTTAGCGTTTTAAACAGGAGGCATGGCCGAACGCGCAGATTTTTACCAAAAGAGGAGGGATGATTTTTATGCCCAACTGCAGAAGATAAGTAAACGCATAAATCGTGTTTCCAACCTTCGGCTGGTTATAGTGCTGGTAACCATCGCCCTGATCTATGCCGGGTTTACTGAGTCGTCTGCATTTTACGGAGCCATTCTGGCGGGTGGTGCGTTTGTTTGGCTGGTGTTGTATCATTCCAGGTTGTTTGTAGAAAAAACGCATCTTGAAAACCTGGTTAAGTTAAATGAAGGTGAGCTAAAGGCCCTTGAAGGTGATTTTTCATTTTTCGATAGCGGAAGTGAATTCATTGATCCGCATCATCCCTATACGCATGACCTCGACATTTTTGGTGAGGGATCATTATTCCAGGCATTAAATCGATGCAATACCCGTGAAGGAAAGAAACAACTGGCGGAAAGGTTGTCCGGTCATTTGGCAACAAAGGAAGCAATAGTCAATCATCAGGAAGCGGCAAAAGAGCTTTCGGTCATGACGGATTTTTGTCAACATGTTCAGGCATCGGGGATGGAAATGAATGAACAGGTGCATGATCATGCTGAGTTGGTGGAATGGGTGAAGCGTCCTTCATTTTTATATGGAAAGAGTTTTTACCGCATTCTCCTGATGGTGGTGCCCGTGCTTACTGTGCTTTCGGTTGCGGGTTCATTTTTTAGTCCTGTACTGAAAATCGTGGCTATGTTTTTGGTGCTCGCCCAATGGGTGATATTAGGATTACACCTGAAGCGCATCAATGCCTTTCATGAATACATCAGTCGCAAGAAAACGTTGTTGGAGAAATACGGATCACTCCTTGGACATATTCAAACTCAATCATTTTCTTCCGAATTGATGAAGAAGTTTGCGGGTCAGGCGTATGAAGCAGGAGAGAAGGTAAAAGAGCTGGCTTCGTTGGTCAGTTGGTTGAATGCGCGGTTGAATTTTATGATGAACCTGTTGGTGAACGGACTGTTTCTTTATGATTTGCAATGTGTTTACCGGTTGGAAAAGTGGCGGGAAGCGCATGGCGATAAATTGATCACGTGGCTTAAGGCCATTCGCGATACCGAAGTACTTATTAGCCTGGCTACATGGCATGTCAATCATCCTGCATTTTCGTTTCCGATTATACAAGAGCAATTCAAAATTCAGGCTGAAGATATTGGGCATCCGTTGCTGCAACCGGAAGAATGTGTGGCTAACACAGTAACGATTGGCAATCCACACCGGGTGCTAATCATTACGGGTGCCAACATGGCCGGCAAGAGCACATTTCTGCGGACGTTGGGTGTAAACCTGGTGCTGGCGTTGAATGGCGCTCCGGTTTGTGCAAAAACTTTTATATGTCCTGTTGTGGATTTACGTTCCGGTATGCGCACGGCTGATTCGCTGAAAGATCATCAATCGTATTTTTACGCAGAACTCACGCGACTAAAGTCTATCGTGGATGAATTGCAAAGCGGTAAACCCTTGTTGATTCTGTTGGATGAAATTTTAAAAGGCACCAATTCAACCGACAAGCAAGCCGGTTCGATTGCACTCGTTCAGCAATTACTTAATCATTCTTGCCTGGCACTCATCGCCACGCACGACCTGGCATTAGGCAAACTGGAAACGGATTATCCCAATCAAGTTGCCAATTATTGTTTTGAGCCTACCATGGAAGGGGATAAACTTTCGTTCGATTATAAACTACGAACGGGTATTGCACAGAAAATGAACGCAACGTTTTTGATGAAAAAGATGGGAATTATTCCGGATGCCTGATTATGCTTGATAAATCGCTGATATTTCAAAAATGTGTGGATGTGCTTCAGGAGCGCATCAAACAGGTACAACATGAGCGGGCACAGGTACAGGCATCGGCTAACGAAGAAACCAAAAGCAGTGTGGGTGACAAATATGAAACCGGCAGGGCTATGGCTCAGCTTGAAATTGAGCGATTCACTCAGCAGTTGTTGGAAACTGAAAGGCTCCTGAATCGATTACTTGAATTAAAAGAAGTTCAAATACAAGACAGGGTAGTGGCAGGATCATTGGTGCACACATCACAGGGATATTTTTACATTTCTGTAAGCCTTGGAATGATTGAATTGGATGGGCAAAGTTTCTATTGCATTTCTCCGGAGGCGCCTTTGGGTAGGGAATTATTGGGTAAGGGTATTGGCGATCAGGTAGGGATTAATGGTAGATTATTTCAAGTAATGGCTGTTAGCTGACTCAAAAATTAGAAAATTCTTTCATAGTCGATCGGAGCAAAAAAACATAAACGTTTAGCTGGTGTTTAGAGGTTATGAATCAAATATCCTCATCTGAAATATCATCCTGGTCGCGTTTTTATCGGGGAAATTTTATCAACTCACTTTCCGGATTTAAGCCGGTAGGTCTGATTGGCACCATCAGTGAAACAGGACAAACAAATCTGGCTATATTCAGCAACATCGTTCACCTGGGTGCAGATCCTGCTTTGGTGGGCTACGTAAACCGGCCGCTGGAAGCCGCACCCCATACCATAGCCAACATTCAGAAAACGGGTGTGTATACCATTAATCACATCCATGAAGAAATTCTGTCGAGGGCGCATCAGACCAGTGCCAAATATCCGGAGTACGTAAGTGAATTTGATGCGGTTGGCTTAACGCCTCAATTTGTTGAAGGCATTAAAGCACCTTTTGTTCAGGAAAGTCGGGTGAAGTACGCGCTTGCACTTCGTGAGGTTATTCCCATTTCCAGGAACAATACTTTTTTTGTGATCGGTGAGATTCAATCGGTTTTATTGGATTCATCCTTCATCACAGCGGATGGCTTTTTGGCGTTGGAAAGGGCTGGATCATTATGCAGCCTGGGGTTGGATGCGTATTACAATCCAACACGGTTGGCCAGATATGCTTATGCCAAGGCTGATCAACCTCTGAAGCAAATTGGTTAAAGACTCATTTGGGATGATAACTGTTTGCAATTTGGCTGAGGATTTTAACATGTTTTGGTTTTCTTTATCTTGAAACGAAAATTAAACATGTCCCCCCATGACACGAGAAGATCACCTAAAATTCTGTACAGTTTGTCAGCTCAAAGATTTTGATGCACGACAAGGCGTTATTTGTTCCCTTACTGGTAAGCAAGCCGACTTTGAAGGCAGTTGCCCTACATTCAAGCCGACTGCTGAAGCGGATATACATACAACTCCATACGACTATCCGTCAACAGCCATCAACGTTGACAGTAGGATGGCTTCAGCTGGAAAGCGATTTGCCAATCATATTGTAGATACTATCGTTGTATACTTTCTTGCTTTTCTGTCTGGTTTTATTTTGGCAATAGGAACGGAGCTAACTACGCCTGGTTATATTGATAATGTAGATGAAAACGATCCTGGATTTACTGCAGTCTCTTATTTATTAGGTTTCTCCGTCTTTTTCGTTTACTACACTTTAATGGAATCTGTTTTTGGCGTTACCGTTGGGAAGCTGATTACCGGAACCCGAGTGGTCGACAAACATGGCCGAGTTCCAAAAACGTCAACGATCATGCTCCGTACCTTATCGAGGTTTGTGCCCTTCGAAGCTTTTTCCTTTTTAGGTAGTGCGCGAGGTTGGCACGACAGTTGGACAGATACCTGGGTAGTGGACAAGAACTGATTTACCGTAGTTACCTAAAACTTCACTTTGACTCTTTAACGATTGGTAGTTCTTCGTTTTGCTTGTTCTTATAGCTGGCTTGAATCATAGCTTTTCGTTGAGTGAGTTTCAGTTTCACCGATATCCAAAGTAATATCAGGATGATCCAAATCATGTTAACGGATCAATCTTTCCGGAAATACAATCACTGATTCATTTCCACTTTTATCCACTGCCGCAACGCCAAAGTAAAAGTTGTCAATCACAATACCTTCTAACGTAAATGTGGATACGTTAGAAACGTAACGAGAATAATCCCAGGTAGGAGAAGTGGTGTCGCGCCAGTAGATTTTATATCCGCCTACTTTATCGGCTGGCAGCGCATCCCACGAAAGTTTGGTGGAGGGTTGAACTGCGCCACCAATGGCCACGTTGGTTGGGGCGGGTGGTGCCCACGCCAATCCGGCCATGGTAATGGCGTTTACTGCTGTTAGTTTTTTAGCATACTCGAAATTCACACCTTCAATTACATCTCCATACTTGATTCCGTTTTCTTCACGTATGTCCTGATGCTGACGATTGTAATTTTCGTGGGCTTCCATAATGCGGATGCCTGCAAAACCCAGATCATTGAATGGACGATGATGCCCACCGCGACCAAACCGATCGAGCCGGTAGATCAACATCGGGTTCATTTCCGGCATATACGTTTTGGTTTGCTTGTGAACGTAGCGTGCCAATTGGCGTGAAATGCCATCCACTTCGCCACCATAAAATCTTCGTTGATTTCTGCGTTGTTCGGTTTCGGTAGGAGGTACGGGTTCGGAGAAAATCCGGAAGGAACGATTATCAATCACGCCATCAACTCCTTCAATATTTCCAATCATATCGTTGTTGAGCACACCAATAATATTCCAACCCTTCTCTTTTGCGTAACGTGCCAATCCGGCACCACCAAACAACCCTTGCTCTTCACCTGATAGTCCAACGTACACAATGCTGTGCCTGAATTTGTATTTTGAAAGTACACGTGCCGCTTCAATTGCGCCCGCCATTCCGGTTGCGTTATCGTTTGCTCCGGGTGCATCAATTTCATAATTCATGGTGTTGCTGGCGCGTGAATCAATATCGCCCGACATGATGATGAAATTGTTGGGGTATTCCGTTCCGCGTTGAATGGCTACTACGTTCACCACCCAGGCATCTTTCGGAACAC contains these protein-coding regions:
- a CDS encoding carboxypeptidase-like regulatory domain-containing protein encodes the protein MKKSLQLTIPKPCHENWNAFTPTRKGGFCQSCSKEVVDFTRYTDEQVKDYFKSRPQNTCGRFRPNQLKTYMVVEPKATPRLGWLSLFLGGIMLFFTSRFTQAQSSPKTNTEQIHVKGELNQSTSTTRKLRITGVVNSLEDGTPLPGVNVIQKGTVNGTVTDANGEFELQIAKLTGTEVLVFSFIGLKTIEYPLGTTQPTQNITIEMEMDIVALGEVIMGGVGTRKISFRRLWWKIKGLF
- a CDS encoding flavin reductase, whose protein sequence is MNQISSSEISSWSRFYRGNFINSLSGFKPVGLIGTISETGQTNLAIFSNIVHLGADPALVGYVNRPLEAAPHTIANIQKTGVYTINHIHEEILSRAHQTSAKYPEYVSEFDAVGLTPQFVEGIKAPFVQESRVKYALALREVIPISRNNTFFVIGEIQSVLLDSSFITADGFLALERAGSLCSLGLDAYYNPTRLARYAYAKADQPLKQIG
- a CDS encoding RDD family protein yields the protein MTREDHLKFCTVCQLKDFDARQGVICSLTGKQADFEGSCPTFKPTAEADIHTTPYDYPSTAINVDSRMASAGKRFANHIVDTIVVYFLAFLSGFILAIGTELTTPGYIDNVDENDPGFTAVSYLLGFSVFFVYYTLMESVFGVTVGKLITGTRVVDKHGRVPKTSTIMLRTLSRFVPFEAFSFLGSARGWHDSWTDTWVVDKN
- a CDS encoding M28 family metallopeptidase; this translates as MRYLIYILLLITTFSFAQQTVPPQADLRIYDIINAVSAERLENDIRILANFGTRNTFSDTVSNTRGIGAARRWIKAEFDKISKACNNCLEVFYQKDLVTKEGNPRVPKDAWVVNVVAIQRGTEYPNNFIIMSGDIDSRASNTMNYEIDAPGANDNATGMAGAIEAARVLSKYKFRHSIVYVGLSGEEQGLFGGAGLARYAKEKGWNIIGVLNNDMIGNIEGVDGVIDNRSFRIFSEPVPPTETEQRRNQRRFYGGEVDGISRQLARYVHKQTKTYMPEMNPMLIYRLDRFGRGGHHRPFNDLGFAGIRIMEAHENYNRQHQDIREENGIKYGDVIEGVNFEYAKKLTAVNAITMAGLAWAPPAPTNVAIGGAVQPSTKLSWDALPADKVGGYKIYWRDTTSPTWDYSRYVSNVSTFTLEGIVIDNFYFGVAAVDKSGNESVIVFPERLIR